From Candidatus Krumholzibacteriia bacterium, a single genomic window includes:
- a CDS encoding ATP-binding protein, which produces LWVMGDATRLRDAVQALVDNAIRFTPDGGSVRVSANSEGDEVRVVVEDTGIGIPQHELKWIFEKIYEVGDLMHHSSGTFGFGSKGFGLGLALCKAIVEAHGGRVAVVSTPGRGSTFTIALPAAGSTPRTPVTAPEKAGTLV; this is translated from the coding sequence CTGTGGGTGATGGGCGACGCCACCCGCCTGCGCGACGCGGTGCAGGCGCTGGTGGACAACGCCATCCGCTTCACCCCCGACGGGGGCAGTGTGCGCGTGTCGGCGAACAGCGAGGGCGATGAAGTCCGGGTGGTGGTGGAAGACACCGGCATCGGCATTCCGCAACACGAATTGAAATGGATATTCGAGAAGATCTACGAAGTCGGCGACCTGATGCACCACTCGTCGGGGACGTTCGGCTTTGGATCCAAGGGATTCGGGCTGGGGCTGGCACTGTGCAAGGCCATCGTGGAGGCACACGGTGGCCGGGTGGCGGTGGTCAGCACCCCGGGCCGCGGCAGCACCTTTACCATCGCGCTCCCGGCGGCAGGCTCAACTCCCAGAACGCCGGTGACGGCACCGGAGAAAGCAGGAACGCTGGTATGA